The Mycolicibacterium flavescens genomic interval ACCGCCTCGGGGTGCGCGGTGGCCGAATTGCCGGCGGCGGCAATCCCGTTCGTCACGCTGATGCGGCCGGCGGATCCTTCGGGCAGCATCGCGACGCCCCAGCGGAACGGGGCGGCGTCGGCGATGGCTGCCAGGTTGTACGTCCCGGACTGGAACAGCGCGATGTTGCCTTGGAGGAACTGGTTGCGGGAGAAGTCGCCGTTGTCGTTGGTGGCCGATGCGGGCGGGGCGACGTGATCGGTGTTGATCAGCGCCACCAGATACCTGAACGCCTGGGCGGCCTGCGGGTTGTCGAACGCGAACCGGTCGCCGACGGCGAACACCCCGCCCGCCGAACCGATGTAGTTGAGGTAGATGCTCTGAAGGTCGTTGGCGGCGTTGTACCCCCACTGCCGGACCCGCTGCGTGTCGAAGTTCGCTGCGTCGGCCGTGTGGCCCTGGTGGTCGAGCGTGAGTCGGGCCAACAGTGGTCGCATCGTGTCGACGGCCGGATCGAGTGCCCAGCGCAGCGTGGCCAACTCGCTCGGCTCGACTCCCGCCGCCGAGAGCAGATCGGCGTTGTAGTACAGCCCGATCCCGGCGTCGGTGAGTTGCGGTACACCCCACAGCGTTCCGTCGCGGGTGAACTGGTTGACCACCGACGGCTCCCACGCCCGCGAGGCCGCCATCTCAATGTCCATCAGGCGGCCGCTGTCGGCGTATTCGGCGAAGTAGGCGTTGCTGATCCAGAAGATGTCGTCGGCGCCACCGCCCGCGACGTCGGTGCGCAGGCTGTCGAAATACGTCGAGTAGGCGACGACGTTCACGCGCACTTCGATGCCGGGATGCGCACTTTCGAACTCGGAGAACGACGCGCGGTAGGCCGCGGCCACCTGCTCATCCCACAACCGCACGGTCACGACCTTCCGGCCGCCCGCGTCATTCGGTTGCCCCAGCAGCATGGCCACGACCAGCAGCAGCACACCCGTCATCGCCACACCTGTCGCGAAGAGCGTGGAAAACCTCGGCCGCACGCTCATTTCAACCCCGTCACCACGATCGAGCGCACGACGTGGCGACCCAGCGCGACGAACAACACCAGCAGGGGCACGATGGCGACCGTCGTCGCCGCCATCACCAGCGGCCACTGCGCGTTGTAGCGTGACTGCAGCCCCGCCGTCGCGACCGTCAGCACCTGCCACTGGCCGCCACTGGTGACCACCAGCGGCCACATGAAGCTGTTCCACTGCGAGACAACGGTGATCAGCGCCAGCGTCACCAGGATCGGTCTGCTCGCGGGCAACACCACGTGCACGATCACGTCCAACGTGTTGGCACCGTCGATGCGAGCCGCATTGACCAGATCGCCGGGGATGGTGCGAAAGTACTCGCGCAACAGAAAGATCGCGTACGGCGAACCGAACATGAACGGCAGCACCAACGCCCAGAAGGTGTTACGCAGCCCCGCCTCGGCCATCATCAGGTACAGCGGGACGACGGTGACCGTCGCCGGTACCATCAGCGTCGCGACATACACCCAGAACAGCGCGTCGCGGCCGGGAAACTGCAGCCGTGCGAACGCATACGCCGCCAGCACGGAGAACGTCAGCTGGCCGAGCAGAATCACCGCCGTCATCAGCGCGGTCACGACGACGGCCCGGCCGAAGCCGGCGTCGGCCAGGTTCGCGTAGTTCTGCAGGGTTGGCGGCAGAGGCAAGGACAGCGGTGACTCGGTGTCGAAGGTGCGCGGATCCCGCAGTGAGGCCAGGACGCCGAGGATGAACGGCGCCAACGTGATCAGCGCGCCCGCCAGCAGGATGGGGTAGATGACGGCGGCGGACGTGACGCGGCTAGGTGAGGTCATAGCTGATCCGTCGACGGAAATAGAGCTGCTGGACGATGGTCACACCGACCAACAGGACGAACAGTACAACCGCCATCACCGCGGCCCGGCCCACCGCTGCGGCGCCGAACGCCTCGGCGTAGATGCGGTGCGCCACCAGGTCGGTCCGGTTCTGCGGGCCACCGCCGGTCAACGCGTACACGGTGTCGAAAACCTGGGCGGCGCTGATGATTCCGGTCACCAGTACGAAGAACAACGTCGGCCGCAACATCGGAAGGGTGATGTGCCGGAACCGCTGCCACGTCGTCGCGCCGTCGGTGCGGGCGGCATTGTGGATGTCCTCGGGAATGTTGAGGATGCCGGCCAGGAAGAACAGCGTCACGTATCCCACGTTGGTCCACACGACCACCGCCGACACCACCGGCAGTGCCAGCGTCGGATCAGTGAGCCATTCGATCTGGCGGCCGAGGACGGTGCTGACCGCGCCGTCGGTGGGTGCCAGGATCCAGCGCCACAGCACCGCGATCGCCAGCGGCGCACAGATCCACGGCAGCACATACAACGTTCGGAAGAAACCGCTGCCGGGCAGCCCGCGTGCCAGCAGCGATGCCGCGATCAATCCGAGGAGGGTCTGTGCGGGCACGACCAGCACGACGAACAGCAGCGTGACGACCAGCGAGGTGCCGAACGTCGGATCGGTCAGCACCGACTGCCAATTGCGCAGGCCCACATACTCCATCGGGCTCAGCAGGTCCCACCGGTGCAACGACAGCCACACCACCACGAGCATCGGCAGCAGCATGAACGCGACGACTCCGAACAGGCTCGGCGCCAGGAGTGCGTACGCGGTCGTGGTCGTGCGGCGGCGTTGTGCCATCCGAGTCATTAAAGCTTCCCGGCGGCGCCACCACTACGGTGGTGTCGTGGCAGCTACCCGACGCGTCGACGCAGACTTCCTCGACCTGCCGAGGAGCGAGCTGGCCGAGGCGGCAACCTCGGCGGCCGTGGCCGCGGGCGCCAGCTACGCCGACCTTCGCATCCAGGCGGTCACTTCGGAGTTCGTGCAGCTGCGCGACGGTGTCCTGCAGACCGCGGTCGTCGACCGGGAGATCGGCCTGGCGGTCCGTGTCATCGTCGACGGGACGTGGGGCTTCGCGTCGCATGCCGAGCTCCGCGCGGATGTCGCGGCCCAGACCGCGCGTCGCGCTGTAGGGGTGGCCAGGACGCTGGCTGCGCTCAACGCCGAGCGCATCGAGCTGGCCGCCGAGCCCGTGTACTCCGATGTCACTTGGGTTTCGGACTACGACGTCGACCCGTTCACTGTCGCAACCACCGACAAGCTCGCCGTGCTCGGCGAATACTCGGGGCGGCTGTTGGCCGCGGACGGCGTGAATCACGTCTCGGCGGGACTGCAGACCGCCAAGGAGCAGACATTCTACGCCGATACCTTCGGTTCGACGATCACCCAGCAGCGGGTGCGGGTGCAGCCGTCGCTGGAGGCGGTCGCCGTCGATGCCGCGGCGGGGACGTTCGAGACGATGCGAACGCTGGCCCCGCCGACCGCGCGGGGCTGGGAGTACGTCGCCGGCGACGAGGTGTGGAACTGGACCGAGGAGTTGGCCATGCTGCCGACGTGGCTGGGCGAGAAGGTCAAGGCGCCCAGCGTCACGGCGGGGCCGACGGATCTCGTCATCGATCCGTCGAATCTGTGGCTCACGATCCACGAATCGGTCGGCCATGCCACCGAATACGACCGGGCGATCGGATACGAGGCCGCGTACGCGGGGACCTCGTTCGCCACGCCCGACAAGCTGGGCGCGATGCGCTACGGCTCACCGGTCATGAACGTGACCGCCGACCGGACCGTCGAATACGGTTTGGCGACGGTGGGTTTCGATGACGAAGGAGTACAGGCGCAGAAGTGGGACCTGGTGCGTGACGGTATCTTCGTCGGCTACCAACTGGAGCGAGTGTTCGCACCGCGGCTCGGGGAGGAGCGCTCCAACGGGTGCGCCTACGCCGATTCGCCGCACCACGTGCCGATCCAGCGGATGGCCAACGTGTCGCTGGAGCCGAGCGCCGACGAGGTGAGCACCGAGAATTTGGTCGCCCGCGTCGACGACGGTATCTACATCGTCGGAGACAAGAGCTGGTCAATCGACATGCAGCGCTACAACTTCCAGTTCACCGGGCAACGCTTCTTCCGCATCCGCGACGGCCGGCTCGACGGCCAGCTGCGCGACGTGGCGTACCAGGCGACCACGACCGACTTCTGGGGTTCGCTGGAGGCCGTCGGTGGTCGGTCGACGTGGCGGCTCGGCGGCGCGTTCAACTGCGGTAAGGCGCAGCCGGGCCAGGTGGCCGCGGTGAGCCATGGTTGTCCGTCGGCGTTGTTCCGCGGGGTGAACGTGCTCAACACCCGCGCCGAGGGCGGGCGGTAAGCGATGATCGGCGCACAGCAGGTGGTGGAGATCGCGCTGGCGGAGGCGGCCCGGTTGGGAGGGGCCGACGACACGGTCGTGTTGGTGACCGACCAGGCCGACGCGTCGTTGCGGTGGGCGGGCAACTCGATGACCACCAACGGCGAGTCGAGGCGGCGCTACACGACGGTGATCTCGGTGGTGCGCAAGGGAAGCGCGTCACATGTCGGTTCGGTGCGATCCAGCGAGGTGGACCCGTCGACCATCGCGGGTCTGGTGGCGGCATCGCAGGAGGCGGCGCGCTCGGCGCTCGAGGCCCGCGACAGCGCGCCGCTGCTGGCCGGTGGCGATGCACCACCGGACTGGGATGCTCCGGTGCCGAACACAGGAGCGGAGGTGTTTCTGCCGGTTGCTGACGGCCTCGCCCGTGCGTTTCGTGGCAGCGACCGGTTGTACGGGTATGCCCGGCACATCCTGGAGACGACGTTCGTCGCGACGTCGGGCGGGCTGCGGCGGCGCTACACGCAGCCGACCGGCTCGGTGGAGATCAACGGCAAACGTGACGGCGCAAGCGCGTGGGTCGGCGTCAACGCCGCCGACTTCGGCGGTGTGCCCATCGATTCCATGCTCGAGGAGTTGTCGACGCGCCTGGGGTGGGCCCGGCGCACGGTGGAGCTGCCCGCCGGCCGCTACGAGACGATCCTGCCCCCGTCGGCGGTGGCAGACCTGATGATCTTTTTGACATGGGCGATGGACGGCCGGGGCGCGCAGGAGGGTCGCACGGCGTTGTCGGCGCCGGGCGGCGGCACGCGGGCGGGGGAGCGGCTCACCGATCTGCCGTTGACGCTGTACTCCGATCCGTTCGCCTCGGGACTGGCCTGCACGCCGTTCGTCGCGACGTCGACGTCGTCGGAACGGATTTCGGTGTTCGACAACGGCATGGACATCGAGCGGGTGGACTGGATCCGCGACGGCGCGATCAACGCGCTGGCGTATTCGCGGGCCGCCGCCGCGGAATTCGACACGGCGCCGGCGGTGCCGGCAGGCAACCTGCTGATGACCGGTGGGGAGTCTGACCTGAGGGACATGATCGCGGCGACCGAGTGTGGTCTGCTGCTGAGCACACTGTGGTACCTGCGGGCGGTCGACCCGTCGGTGCTGCTGCTGACCGGACTGACCCGTGACGGCGTGTATCTGATCGAGGACGGCGAGGTGACGGCGGCGGTCAACAACTTCCGGTTCAACGAAAGCCCGTTGGACCTGCTGCGCCGCGCGACGGAAGCGGGGGTCAGCGAGTTCACGTTGCCGCGCGAGTGGGGTGATTGGGCGACGCGGGCGGCGATGCCGTCGTTGCGGATTCCGGACTTTCACATGTCCTCCGTCAGTCAGGCGCAATAATCGGGGCGTGGGCGCTGATGAGCTTGCCGATCGGATCGCCGGTTTGGTGGCGATGTCGTCGGGTGACAGCCAACGGGACACGCTGATCCGGTTGACGTGCGGCAGGTCGCTGTCGTTGCCGCCGCTGGCGGTGCAAGTCGACCTGCTCGACGAGTCCACCGAAGCGGACCGGGTGGTGGCGGCGTTCGCCGAGCAGTTCGCGACCGACGTGTCGGGTATCGGTGACAACCAGCGTAAGCGACTATCGGATACTCTGGGCGACAACGTATTTCGGACTGTCGTCGCGACCTTCATCGCGGACTTCGTGCCGCGGGTGTGGGCGGGCTGTGAAGCGCTGGGCTTAGGGAGACCCGGTTACGTCAGCGTCGTGGAATGGGATCCGGAGTCCGATCCCGTCGATGCGTTGCTCAACGGGTTCGCACCGGCGGTGGCGCGGTTGCGGGCGCTCGATCCGGTGACCACGGAGATCGTCCGATTGCGTGGCGCGATGCAGCACAACTGCAGGCTGTGCAAGTCGTTGCGCGACGGCGACGCGTTGGACTCCGGCGGCTCGGAGGAGATGTATGGGCAGATCGAGGACTATGAATCCGCCGAGAGCCTGACCGAGGCGCAGAAGGCGGCGCTGCGGTACGTCGACGCGCTGATCTGGTCGCCGGCGCGCATCGACGCCGAGGTGGCGGCGGAGGTGCGGCGGAATTTCTCGGAGAAGCAGTCGTTGGAGCTGACGCTGGATGTCATGCGCAACGCGTGCAACAAGATCGCGGTATCGCTGGGCGCCGACGCGCCGCGGGTGGCTTCGGGCACCGAGCGGTACTCGATCGGTGACGACGGGCAGCCGGTGTACGCCGATATCGCCTGACGGCTCCCGGCCAGTGCTGTAGATACCCACCTCTGAGGGCCAGTGCTGTAGATGCCCACCTCTGAGGGGCCATTGCTGTAGGTGCCCACCTCGCAGCGAAAAATTCGCTGGGAGCGAATTAGTCGCTGCAAGGTGGGCACATCGCGATATGGGACGATGGTGCCGCGCAACGCGCCGGGGCGGTAGCTCAGTCGGTTAGAGCCGCGGACTCATAATCCGTTGGTCGCGGGTTCGAGCCCCGCCCGCCCCACCAGAAAGCCTAGGTAAACGCGCATTTATGCTCCACGCGATTCAGGTAACGCCGGTCTCCGTGTCACGAGTTGTCACAACTCGCCCGAAACTACTCGCCGCTGCCTTCAACGCATCGTCCTGGCTGTGCGCGTACGTCGCCATCGTGAAAGCCGCCGACGCATGCCCCAGCCACGCGGCGATGACCGCTATCGGTACCCCACGCAGATGCATCAAGGTCGCGCACGAATGACGAGCGTCGTGTAGCCGCACAGCCGGGATACCTAGATCTCTGAGCAACTTCTCCCACCGCGACGTAATCGCGTCAGGATGCAATGGCTCGCCAAGCTGGTTACTCGCGACATACTCGCCGCTGCCATACTGCGAACCGGCGGCAAGGCGATCCTCGAGCTGACGCTTGCGCGCAGCCTTCAGCACATCGACAACCTCGGTAGGCATCGGAAGGATTCGCCTTGACTTCCTCGACTTCGGCGTCCCGGTCAGCACTTGGCGTTCGACGACCACACGATTCTCCTCAACAGTCACAGTCCCTGCGCTGAGGTCGACAGACGACCACTTCAGCCCCGCAATCTCGCCCCGACGAAGCCCATACAGCGCGAGTGTCCACAAATGCCGGTCGCGGCATTCATGGTCGAGGATGCGGAACATCTCATCTTCGGTCAGCGTCTTCATCTCCGCACGTCCTGACTCGTCGACACGCTCGACGAGCGCCGCGACGTTACGCACGACGTTGCCCTGCTTGCACTCGGACTCAAGTGCCGACGTGAGAATCGACAGCATGTAGTTGACCGACCGCGGAGACCAGGCCGAACGTCCTTCGACCTCACCGGCCCGAAGCCGCTTCACCAGGTCGTCAAGGTGGCCCTTCGTCAGCTTCTGAACCTCGACCTCACCCAGCTCGTCCTTGACTGCGGACAGCTTCGATTTGTGCCCGAGCACAGTCGACGGTTTCAGGTTGTGCTTCGAGGCCAACCACTCGTCAATAACCTGGCGCACCGTCCGCTTGCTGCGGGCGACGTAGGTTCCGGCAGCGACCGCAGCCTGCGTGGTCGAGAGGTAATCGCGGGCATCCTTCTCTGTCGTGAACCGCTTCCGCGTCTGCTTCCGCTTACCCGTCTCGGGACTGATGCCAGCGTCGACCGTCACCTGGTATCGCACAACAGTCTTGCCGCTCGCGCGGTCCTTCACTTCCACCTTGCGAATCTGTGGAGGCAACTGCTGTCGCTTACTCATCAATGAACCCCTCCTCGCGCGCTTTCTCGATGTACCGCCACGCGGTACGGATGGATACGCCGAAAACTGCCGATACAGCCTCTACTGGGGGTCCCGTTGCAGTGCTAACCGCGTTCGCCACAGCTCTTAAGTGCTCGTCCGTCATCTTTCGACGTGTCTGCCCACGGGCGGTCTGGATGACTCTGCGGGTCGCACGTATCTGCTCTTCGGAGGGAATGTCGCGTCGCACGAACTTGCCTGGCGCGATCCGCTCGTACTCAAGGAACGCAAGCCAGTCGTGAAGCGAATTTTCCAACCTGTTAGCGACTAGCTTCACATCTTTCGGTCGAATGTGTACGCGCTCAGCCTGTTTCGCCATCAAGCGGATTTCGGTGCAAACGGGTACGCCTTCCCACACCTCGAATTTCAGGCGGTAGGCCGGCTCTTTCTTATCGCCCGGATACTCATAGATGACCGGCGATGGCAGCCAACGGTCACCAACCTTGTGTCTGCGCGACCCAGGCTCTTCCCACAAGCGCCCCCCGTCGGGAAGCAGAAACGTCTCCAATTTCGGGTGGTCCTCCCTGTGTCAATCGAAATCTTAGTGACACTGCTACCAGTAATAGTGTCATGTCACTAATCTAGTGTCAATGCTCGCCCGGATTCAAAGCGAGTCGCCGGAACACCGGCGGATGTTTGACAACTCCACAGTGCGCATCAAGCGGAGACCGTTAGGCCTCCGAACAACTGAAACTCAGACAACTACAACATGATTGGAGTCCAGCAATGGAACCCAAACCCAGTCCACTGTTGGTTCCGGTGCCAGAAGCTCGAGCAATCCTCGGCGGCATCGGCCACACAACCATCTACGAACTCTTCAAGTCGCACCAGTTGACCCGCGTCAACATCGGGCGCCGCGCCTTCGTAACCGCGCAAAGCCTTGAGGACTACGTGAACCGCCTAGAGGAGGCAGCAGCCACAGCATGAACAACCGAAAAGAAGTCGGCCCCGACGCCGACAACGACGCCGAGGCCTACACCCGCCAGTGTGCCTACGAGTATATCGAAGGACTAGGACGACGACGCGAAGCCACCTACCGCGTACCACCGCTCGAATGCGGCTGCCGCGACCCGTGGTGCCATCGCTGCAAACCGCGCCCGACAAAGGGCTACGCGCTCGCGGTTGAACACCTACTAGCGGCCGGGTTGTCGCCCTGGCCCGACGTCCAAGCGTTGCGCGAGATGTGGCGTGCCGACGACCGGCAACGCCGAATCGCACGAACCATCGCCGAGCGATGGGAGGTCGCCGCATGACCACAGCGGTATACGACGACCCCTACGCAGATGTGCCACCACCCACAGTTGAACCGGATGATGCAGTGCAACCGGGTTGCAACCCATATAGGGGTACGGTTGCAACCCAACCCACCGACCTGCACCCTTACGTCAGTGCATCCGAGGTGCATCCCGTGCGCAACCCACAGTGCGGATACGTAAACATCGGCGCACTACTCGACGACGGGATACCAGAACCACCCACACCCGAGGTATGCAGACGTTCCGACGGTAAGGGTTTGTTCTACCGAGGCCAGTTCAACATCGTCTTCGGAGACCCGGAGAGCGGCAAGACGCTGCTCTGCGACTACGCCACAGTCGAAGAGCTGAAGGCAGGTGGACGCGTGCTGAGGCTCGACCTCGACCACAACGGCGTCGAGTCCACCGTGAGCCGACTACTCGGATTCGGAGCAGACGAGTCTGTCTTACGCAACCCCAACCGATTCCTGTACGTCGAGCCGGCCGAACGCGACCAAGCCATCGCCGTCATAGACGACATGACCGACTGGAAGCCGACCCTCGTAATCATCGACAGCATCGGCGAACTACTGCCGCTGTTCGGAGCAGGAAGCAACTCGGCCGACGAATTTACCGACGTACACACCCGAGTCATCAAGCCCCTGACGAGGACCGGCGCTTGCGTCGTCGGAATCGACCACCTGGCCAAAGGCTCAGACTCCCGAGCATTCGGTCCAACCGGAACCGCAGCCAAGAAACGCGCCATCGGCGGCACCAGCATCCGCGTCAAGGTGGACAGCGCCTTCACGCCGGACAAAGGCGGCTCTGCCTACCTCAGCATCCACAAGGACCGCCACGGCGGATTACGCCGCCACTCGCCATCCGGCGACCGAGAACCCCTGTGCGGCAAGTTCGTCATAATCGGCAACCAAATCAGCATCACAGCCCCGATGCGCGGCGAGCGCAACCCCGAAGAAACCGCCGACCCTGACGACATAGCGGCAATCGGCGAACTCGACCCGCCGCCAACATCAGCGCGCGAAGCACGCGAACGACTCAAATGGCGAGACGACCGGAGCCGCAGAGCATTCAAAGCATGGAGGGAGGAGAACAGTGAACCGAGCTGAGCGTCGCCGAATACCGCCCGCAATCCGCGGAATCGCCGACACCCTCCACACCGTCAAGTGCCCAGACTGCAACAACGACGCACGACTAGTGCACGACGACGAAATCGGCATGTGGTGGATACAGATTCTCCACAACGACACCTGTCCATGGCTTACCCGATACGAGGAAAGAAACCAATGAGCGACATGAAAATCCAAATCCTGCGCGTCATCGGAACACGCGCACGCCAACCAACAGTCCTCGCCATCGTGGACGGATACGCCGTCCGCTGGTCACCGAAGGAGGATTGGTCTTGCACTTGCGACGAACTCGAGTTCGTCGACTGCCCTCACATCCCCGCTGTCGAAAACCTACTCGATCCCCGCGTGACAGGAGCTAAGAAGTGAGCGACTTCTTCGACAAGGCGCAAGAGTTTGAACTACCCAAAGACGTCATCGCCGTCTACCCGCACGCAGTCGATGGCTACTTCTTCGCAGGCCCCGACAACAAACTCGGCGTCGCCCTGCGCATCAACGACGAACGCCTCGGCGAACTCGCCATGACACTCACCTATCGACAACTCCTCGCGCTCAGCGCCTTCTGCAACAACTTCCTCGCACTCACAACAGAAGAAGTCGCAGCCATCCGCGACCAAGTCCACGCCATCGCACAGCCGGGAGACAACACATGCTAAAGCCATGCATCGTACCCCGTTGCGGGGAACTGTCCCAGCAGTCTCGCTGCCCCGAGCACCGTAAGGACACCCGCAACAAAAGGGAACGCGGCTACGACTGGAGATGGGACCAGCTATCCCGCCAAGCCAGACGACTCCAACCCTTCTGCACCGACTGCGGCGCCACCGACGACCTACAAGGCGACCACACGCCCGAAGCCTGGACACGCAAAGCCCAGAGCAAACCAATTCGCCTCCGCGACATTGTTGTCCGATGCGGTCCCTGCAACAGAGCAGCAGGGTCAGCTCGCCCAGGTAGCCGCAGAGCAACCCAGCCGGGAAGAGGTCAACCGACCGACGCAAGCCCCGTAGGCAAGCCGCAGGGCGCGTTACACACCACTAGGTGGTCTACGTGAAGTCAGTCGAACGCCGCAATTGGCCTCGGTTCCAACGTCTGATGCTGGAACACGAACTTCCACGTATGAGGCGCGCAGGTAATTGCCGACCCGCCAGCGGTATTCGTGATG includes:
- a CDS encoding carbohydrate ABC transporter substrate-binding protein, CUT1 family, with amino-acid sequence MSVRPRFSTLFATGVAMTGVLLLVVAMLLGQPNDAGGRKVVTVRLWDEQVAAAYRASFSEFESAHPGIEVRVNVVAYSTYFDSLRTDVAGGGADDIFWISNAYFAEYADSGRLMDIEMAASRAWEPSVVNQFTRDGTLWGVPQLTDAGIGLYYNADLLSAAGVEPSELATLRWALDPAVDTMRPLLARLTLDHQGHTADAANFDTQRVRQWGYNAANDLQSIYLNYIGSAGGVFAVGDRFAFDNPQAAQAFRYLVALINTDHVAPPASATNDNGDFSRNQFLQGNIALFQSGTYNLAAIADAAPFRWGVAMLPEGSAGRISVTNGIAAAGNSATAHPEAVREVLAWMGSARGNAYLGAGGAAIPAVLDAQPVYHEYWRSRGVDVSPFFDVLDGPRIEAPGGAGFAAGFDALKPYFDEMFLGRRDVATTLAEAQEAANAAAQR
- the ycjP_3 gene encoding carbohydrate ABC transporter membrane protein 2, CUT1 family, with product MTSPSRVTSAAVIYPILLAGALITLAPFILGVLASLRDPRTFDTESPLSLPLPPTLQNYANLADAGFGRAVVVTALMTAVILLGQLTFSVLAAYAFARLQFPGRDALFWVYVATLMVPATVTVVPLYLMMAEAGLRNTFWALVLPFMFGSPYAIFLLREYFRTIPGDLVNAARIDGANTLDVIVHVVLPASRPILVTLALITVVSQWNSFMWPLVVTSGGQWQVLTVATAGLQSRYNAQWPLVMAATTVAIVPLLVLFVALGRHVVRSIVVTGLK
- the uspA gene encoding ABC transporter permease; translated protein: MTRMAQRRRTTTTAYALLAPSLFGVVAFMLLPMLVVVWLSLHRWDLLSPMEYVGLRNWQSVLTDPTFGTSLVVTLLFVVLVVPAQTLLGLIAASLLARGLPGSGFFRTLYVLPWICAPLAIAVLWRWILAPTDGAVSTVLGRQIEWLTDPTLALPVVSAVVVWTNVGYVTLFFLAGILNIPEDIHNAARTDGATTWQRFRHITLPMLRPTLFFVLVTGIISAAQVFDTVYALTGGGPQNRTDLVAHRIYAEAFGAAAVGRAAVMAVVLFVLLVGVTIVQQLYFRRRISYDLT
- the tldD gene encoding C69 family peptidase is translated as MAATRRVDADFLDLPRSELAEAATSAAVAAGASYADLRIQAVTSEFVQLRDGVLQTAVVDREIGLAVRVIVDGTWGFASHAELRADVAAQTARRAVGVARTLAALNAERIELAAEPVYSDVTWVSDYDVDPFTVATTDKLAVLGEYSGRLLAADGVNHVSAGLQTAKEQTFYADTFGSTITQQRVRVQPSLEAVAVDAAAGTFETMRTLAPPTARGWEYVAGDEVWNWTEELAMLPTWLGEKVKAPSVTAGPTDLVIDPSNLWLTIHESVGHATEYDRAIGYEAAYAGTSFATPDKLGAMRYGSPVMNVTADRTVEYGLATVGFDDEGVQAQKWDLVRDGIFVGYQLERVFAPRLGEERSNGCAYADSPHHVPIQRMANVSLEPSADEVSTENLVARVDDGIYIVGDKSWSIDMQRYNFQFTGQRFFRIRDGRLDGQLRDVAYQATTTDFWGSLEAVGGRSTWRLGGAFNCGKAQPGQVAAVSHGCPSALFRGVNVLNTRAEGGR
- a CDS encoding putative Zn-dependent protease-like protein — its product is MIGAQQVVEIALAEAARLGGADDTVVLVTDQADASLRWAGNSMTTNGESRRRYTTVISVVRKGSASHVGSVRSSEVDPSTIAGLVAASQEAARSALEARDSAPLLAGGDAPPDWDAPVPNTGAEVFLPVADGLARAFRGSDRLYGYARHILETTFVATSGGLRRRYTQPTGSVEINGKRDGASAWVGVNAADFGGVPIDSMLEELSTRLGWARRTVELPAGRYETILPPSAVADLMIFLTWAMDGRGAQEGRTALSAPGGGTRAGERLTDLPLTLYSDPFASGLACTPFVATSTSSERISVFDNGMDIERVDWIRDGAINALAYSRAAAAEFDTAPAVPAGNLLMTGGESDLRDMIAATECGLLLSTLWYLRAVDPSVLLLTGLTRDGVYLIEDGEVTAAVNNFRFNESPLDLLRRATEAGVSEFTLPREWGDWATRAAMPSLRIPDFHMSSVSQAQ
- a CDS encoding site-specific recombinase XerD, whose translation is MSKRQQLPPQIRKVEVKDRASGKTVVRYQVTVDAGISPETGKRKQTRKRFTTEKDARDYLSTTQAAVAAGTYVARSKRTVRQVIDEWLASKHNLKPSTVLGHKSKLSAVKDELGEVEVQKLTKGHLDDLVKRLRAGEVEGRSAWSPRSVNYMLSILTSALESECKQGNVVRNVAALVERVDESGRAEMKTLTEDEMFRILDHECRDRHLWTLALYGLRRGEIAGLKWSSVDLSAGTVTVEENRVVVERQVLTGTPKSRKSRRILPMPTEVVDVLKAARKRQLEDRLAAGSQYGSGEYVASNQLGEPLHPDAITSRWEKLLRDLGIPAVRLHDARHSCATLMHLRGVPIAVIAAWLGHASAAFTMATYAHSQDDALKAAASSFGRVVTTRDTETGVT
- a CDS encoding bifunctional DNA primase/polymerase famiily protein produces the protein MTTAVYDDPYADVPPPTVEPDDAVQPGCNPYRGTVATQPTDLHPYVSASEVHPVRNPQCGYVNIGALLDDGIPEPPTPEVCRRSDGKGLFYRGQFNIVFGDPESGKTLLCDYATVEELKAGGRVLRLDLDHNGVESTVSRLLGFGADESVLRNPNRFLYVEPAERDQAIAVIDDMTDWKPTLVIIDSIGELLPLFGAGSNSADEFTDVHTRVIKPLTRTGACVVGIDHLAKGSDSRAFGPTGTAAKKRAIGGTSIRVKVDSAFTPDKGGSAYLSIHKDRHGGLRRHSPSGDREPLCGKFVIIGNQISITAPMRGERNPEETADPDDIAAIGELDPPPTSAREARERLKWRDDRSRRAFKAWREENSEPS